One genomic segment of Impatiens glandulifera chromosome 6, dImpGla2.1, whole genome shotgun sequence includes these proteins:
- the LOC124943208 gene encoding ankyrin repeat-containing protein ITN1-like, protein MENELYEAAASGDTDLFKEILERNGNQHLLDVYKFGYFGCSILHVAANNGSIHIVKEILKGNPGLSDALDSRNWSSLHLASVKGDIEMSNELLSSNRYVARFKTFNGDTILHLCLKHGQLKSMKLLMNKINDTEFANLTDAEGNTVLHLAVMLNNPEAVAYLIEKKRVNINAVNTTGNTALDIALQCEDYTKLRDAIIRYLKQNGARTSKLINQERWLGEKRGVLMVVASLIATMAFQAGVSPPGGAWQDNTFPHRAGEAVMAYNYPDSYPYFLWFNTIGFIGSLSTILLLLTGLPSGKRHVTKLLVVFMWVTISAMTVTYAFSITVVTPKVQRSSLTYTIVVGVLVWASVMALLVLWHAVNFVFEMEKTKVCVNILGCSRILEHRREELLSVQQSV, encoded by the exons ATGGAGAATGAGCTTTATGAGGCTGCAGCTTCGGGTGACACTGATTTGTTCAAAGAAATATTGGAAAGAAATGGAAACCAACATCTTCTCGACGTGTACAAGTTCGGTTATTTTGGTTGTAGCATCCTCCATGTGGCTGCAAATAACGGGAGTATCCATATCGTGAAGGAGATTCTTAAAGGAAATCCGGGTCTTTCAGATGCGTTAGATTCAAGAAACTGGTCATCCCTTCACCTAGCCTCGGTTAAAGGTGATATTGAAATGTCAAATGAGTTGCTATCTAGTAACCGATATGTAGCTCGGTTCAAGACTTTCAATGGCGATACCATTCTACACCTTTGTCTAAAGCACGGTCAACTGAAGTCCATGAAGCTACTCATGAATAAAATCAATGACACCGAATTCGCGAATCTAACCGATGCTGAAGGCAACACCGTTCTGCATCTAGCCGTCATGCTTAACAACCCTGAG GCTGTGGcgtatttgattgaaaaaaagAGAGTGAATATAAACGCCGTGAATACAACTGGGAACACGGCACTAGACATCGCATTACAGTGCGAAGATTACACGAAACTAAGAGATGCTATTATACGATATCTAAAGCAAAACGGGGCTAGGACTAGCAAGCTTATAAATCAAGAACGTTGGCTAGGAGAGAAGAGGGGAGTTCTAATGGTTGTGGCATCGCTCATAGCAACAATGGCGTTTCAAGCGGGGGTTAGTCCACCAGGTGGCGCCTGGCAAGACAACACGTTTCCACATAGAGCGGGAGAAGCAGTTATGGCGTATAACTATCCTGACTCGTACCCttattttctttggttcaaCACTATCGGATTTATTGGTTCGTTGAGCACGATCTTGTTGCTACTTACGGGTTTGCCTTCGGGGAAGAGACATGTAACGAAGCTTTTGGTGGTATTTATGTGGGTGACTATTTCGGCGATGACAGTTACTTATGCTTTCTCGATTACGGTTGTTACACCGAAAGTACAAAGGTCTTCGCTTACTTATACTATTGTTGTTGGAGTGTTGGTTTGGGCAAGTGTGATGGCGCTACTTGTACTATGGCATGCAGTTAATTTTGTCTTTGAAATGGAGAAGACGAAGGTATGTGTTAACATACTAGGTTGTAGTAGAATACTAGAACACCGAAGGGAGGAACTTCTTTCAGTTCAACAATCGGTTTGA
- the LOC124944092 gene encoding protein CHUP1, chloroplastic-like, whose amino-acid sequence MVAGKVKSVIGFHKSPAHPKAESPAHPSSGKVTQKGGSFSRSFGVYFPRSSAQVQPRPPDAAELLRLVEELRERENRLKTEVLEYKLVRESAAIVPVLESEISRKQSEIESNAEKIECLESENERLKLDLEILNMKTAGEKEEQEKKEKAMEIEIANLKRAVTEFGRNESKRFCSNDVTDYDEFSSSQRYQGLVDVSVRSNLLKNLKKVSKSNEKTETETETATVDRPRHSHCISEENAESSDSISVRSRVPRVPKPPPRPSSSSSSLSSSSSSSRSSISIAADRALNPAVHFPPPPPPPPLKSAPPPAPPLPPPKTVPTPPAPPSSKTAPPPPPPPPLLTKGMKSRSGRVNRVPEVVEFYHSLMRRDSRREPAGGTDTVASSVTANPRDMIGEIENRSSYLLAIKTDVETQGDFITFLIKEVENAAFTDIEDVVPFVKWLDDELSYLVDERAVLKHFDWPEKKADALREAAFGYCDLKKLESEASSFRDNPRQPYRSVLKKMQSLFEKLERGAYNLSRMRESASNRYSQSHIPIDWMLDTGYVSQIKLVSVNLAMKYMKRVSAELEKVSGFPEEEELIIQGVRFAFRVHQFAGGFDVETMRAFQELRDKADWCHSRSENKQNERYNRSNIL is encoded by the exons ATGGTTGCAGGAAAGGTGAAATCTGTAATTGGATTTCATAAATCGCCGGCGCATCCGAAGGCAGAATCGCCGGCGCATCCGAGCTCCGGCAAGGTAACACAGAAGGGAGGAAGTTTCTCACGTTCATTCGGTGTATACTTTCCTCGTTCATCAGCACAAGTTCAACCTCGGCCGCCGGATGCGGCGGAACTACTTCGGTTGGTGGAAGAGCTTCGGGAGAGAGAGAATCGATTGAAGACGGAGGTACTTGAATATAAATTGGTACGTGAATCTGCTGCTATTGTACCTGTTCTTGAAAGTGAGATATCTCGGAAGCAAAGTGAGATCGAGAGTAATGCTGAGAAGATCGAGTGTCTTGAAAGTGAGAATGAGCGGTTAAAACTTGATTTAGAGATTTTGAATATGAAAACGGCTGGGGAGAAGGAGGAACAGGAGAAGAAGGAAAAGGCGATGGAAATTGAAATTGCTAATTTGAAAAGAGCAGTTACGGAATTTGGAAGAAATGAATCGAAGAGGTTTTGTAGTAATGATGTTACTGATTATGATGAATTTTCTTCTTCACAAAGATATCAGGGATTAGTTGATGTATCTGTTAGGTCAAACTTGTTGAAGAATTTGAAGAAGGTGTCGAAATCAAACGAAAAGACCGAGACCGAGACCGAAACCGCGACCGTTGATAGACCGAGACATTCGCATTGTATCTCTGAAGAAAATGCGGAATCATCGGACTCCATTTCTGTAAGATCTCGAGTTCCTAGAGTTCCTAAGCCACCTCCTAGgccatcttcatcttcatcttctctatcatcatcttcttcgtcaTCCCGTAGTTCTATCAGTATTGCAGCAGACAGAGCCTTAAATCCAGCGGTTCATTTCCCTCCTCCACCGCCACCGCCGCCATTGAAATCAGCACCTCCACCAGCTCCTCCTCTACCGCCGCCGAAGACTGTTCCAACACCCCCTGCACCTCCTTCTTCGAAAACCGCACCGCCaccgccaccaccaccacctctaCTAACCAAAGGTATGAAATCTAGATCGGGTAGAGTGAATAGAGTTCCAGAGGTGGTTGAATTTTACCATTCACTGATGCGACGAGATTCCCGGCGAGAACCAGCAGGGGGGACCGATACTGTCGCTTCTTCTGTGACTGCTAACCCTCGTGACATGATCGGTGAAATTGAGAATCGGTCATCTTATTTACTCGCA ATTAAGACAGATGTAGAAACACAAGGAGATTTCATTACTTTCCTTATCAAAGAAGTAGAAAATGCTGCATTCACAGACATTGAAgatgttgttccttttgtgaAATGGCTAGATGATGAACTTTCTTATCTG GTCGACGAGAGAGCAGTTCTTAAACATTTCGATTGGCCTGAGAAGAAAGCTGATGCATTGAGGGAAGCTGCATTTGGGTATTGCGATCTCAAGAAACTCGAATCTGAAGCTTCATCATTTCGCGATAATCCTCGGCAACCTTACAGATCTGTTCTCAAAAAGATGCAGTCTTTGTTTGAAAA GCTAGAACGTGGTGCTTATAATCTGTCACGTATGAGAGAATCAGCTTCCAATCGATATAGTCAATCTCATATTCCAATTGATTGGATGCTTGATACTGGCTATGTTAGTCAG ATTAAGCTGGTATCTGTGAACTTAGCCATGAAATACATGAAAAGAGTATCGGCTGAGCTCGAGAAAGTGTCTGGATTCCCCGAAGAGGAGGAGCTGATAATCCAAGGTGTTCGTTTCGCCTTTCGAGTACACCAG TTTGCTGGGGGATTTGATGTGGAAACAATGAGGGCTTTCCAGGAACTAAGGGACAAAGCAGATTGGTGTCATAGTAGAAGTGAAAACAAGCAAAATGAAAGATATAACAGGTCTAATATTTTGTAG